Below is a genomic region from Neurospora crassa OR74A linkage group VII, whole genome shotgun sequence.
GGGAGAGGATCACCAGGCATATAACAAACCCGGCGGGTAACATGGATACCAACCAACAGGGACGAGACATGAGGATCAGTGAGCTCAACACCCATGGATTGTTTATAACTAGCCCATATAACTCGAGATCGCTTCCGCAAGACTCAGGGGGTCGTTGTTTCCTGCAGTCTACCCTCACCAGTGCGTGATTTGCGCATCATGTGTCATAATAAGGCGAGGTGACCAGGAGGGCGGCGAAACTACGCGAACCATGACTTGCTCTAGCGCGGACAGTTGATGAATTGCGCAGCCCGGTGAAGGAACGGCCGGTGCCTTCAAAACCACGATGTCTGACCAATGCGTGGCGGACCCGAGCTTTCAAGTGATGTTGGGAAGGACTTGTGCAGAGACGGGCACTCATGAGACAGCTCGCTCTGATAATTGGCACGGTATGCCTAGTATTTCCAAAATGAGAGCTTGACTTATGGATGTCTACCGAAGTGCTCCGTTTCGAAGGCCATGCAACCAAGTGCACGTAGGGCCATGTACCTCGCGACATCTGGACCTTCATCTGCCGACTTGTGTGTTAGTTCGGGTCGCTAGCGAGTCTCGACATTAGTTAGACGCCTGGCCATTGTGTGCTAGAGTAGAGCTCGCACGCTTGCTGGAGCCTTTGGTCCGTCTGAGTGGAAAACCGAGTGGTTGATCCGAGGAGAAAGGCATCGGGAGGGCATAGCGGGGCAATATATGTGACTCTTGACATGCACTCTTTCGTGAGAATGATTCCAAGGGCGACGAGGTGTGACGCCACTCTTGAGGCTTAGATAGTGGGCGCAGGGAACGAGAAGGCTGTACCATGACCCTGGGGCGAAGCCAATCAGGTCGCATACACATCACAGGCGAGTGAAGCTCGAGGAAAGAGGGTTCGCGACAACAACGGGTGTTGAGCAGCCTGGAGTTGTTGTTCACGTGTGCCGTGTAAATCAAAACTCGGTCTCGCGATCTGGCAAAGGCTGTCAGCCTCAAACAATGATAATGTCATGAAGGTAACCTAGAAGGGTTTTGGTTTGGGTTTGGTGGTGATCAGTTTGCGATGCTGGATTCGCTTGACACTGGTGGATTCTGACGGATCACGAAACCGGAGTTTTGCGTAACTCTGACCTACCAAAGAAAATCTCGGCTTGAAAACGAGGAACGGTCCGGCAACGCAGGGCTGGAAGTCTGCTATAGGCGTTCGGCCGTATGTATGTGCTTGTTAATGCAACTGGCAGGCCTTTAACCCTGCGTTGCCAGCCCTTTCCTTCATCATCCGAACACATGTCACCAGCTCAAGTCATGAACTCGGAGACGTCCGAAACGTGGCTATGCATGAGATGGCTCAGACGATTTCTATGCTCGGAAGCCTTTGGAGAAGCACGTATCAACAGGTCATGGTCCGGTGAAATGCAGTCGGATGTGCTTCAGCCACCCACAGGACAGACAGGACGTCGGAGATGGAGCGTAGACAGACGTCGGGTAAGAGGGCGGGGGTCTCATTGCCGGTAGACATCACCCGAGCTCAGATGACTATAAAAGTCGTTAGCCTGATGGACTTTCTTAGTCTGGCAGAATGTATGGGGTgacgtagaggtactcacAGCGCCTTGGATTGAATAAGCGAAACAGCTGAGGCGGACATGGAAGGATAAGTCAGGGAGCTGGGCCCTTTAGCATAAGATGAACAGTCAGTCACCGGGACACTGCCTCGTTCGAAGCCAGCGAGACGAATATAAGTGCGGATGGGCGAAGAATGAAGGGTCGGTGATATTTTCAATGTGacggtggaagaggaagaggaagaggaagtgaaGTGGCAGTTGGGACATGGAATGAGACGGCGGGAAGGAACCCAGGCCAGGCCATCAGCCACTGCCTAGCCCACTGAGTGACAGTGTGGCGCTGCCCTGAAACTAACGGCGGCTAGGCCCGTTACTCCCCCGCACAGTTCCTAGAGGTGATCAACAACCGCCGCGTAGCCCCCCAACCCCCCACGTGAAGCACGTTTTCCCTCCATGTTGAGGTTGCTGCTTACCTTATCTCCTGTTTCGTCCAACGATAAGTAACCCCCAATCTTTCCCCTTCAAACATCATTCATCAAACGGAAGCACACAAACTTCAAGTGATTACGCCACGAACTTTGGCGCGCTCTCGAGTCTCCGGCTCGCCCTCATCACCTCTCAATATCAAAAGAGGTTCTGGCCAGCTCGTTATTCAACAATAGCTCGACGTCATCGGtctccatctcatccacAATCACGATGAGTACCCAACCCTCGGACAGTGCGGAGCCAGGAGCCGCTCCGGCTGCCGTCAGCACTTACGCCGGCGTCGAGAATACACCAACGGTCCCCGGATCCGAACCAGATGCTGCTAAACACGCCGAAGAGGAACCGAAAGTAGTCAATCCCACTGAACCCCAGCCGACAGCACCAGTCGACAACGAGCCCAAACCCGCCGCTGCCCCCGCTCAAGAGGCCGACTCTCCCGCCGATATCAAGGACTCGGTGTCAACAACAGCGGGTGAGCTTTCTCCCCTCGCCCAGCTGTGGAAGGCCGCCGAGGGCCATGCCCATTTCGAGATTTGGGGCGTCCCCCTCTCGGACCCCGAGAGACACATCCCGACCCAGATCATTTTCCAGAAATTCCTGAATGCCAACGAGGGACAAGTCGAAAAGGCCAAGGATCAGCTGCTCAAGACGCTCGACTGGCGCCAAAAGACACAGCCTCAGCAGCTGCTCCGGAAGATGTTTTCCAAGGCCAAGTTTGATGGTCTGGGCTACGTCACCACCTACACAGCCGGCGACGAGCCTGCTGTTGACGAGCCCGAGCAAAAGGAGGTTTTCACTTGGAACCTCTACGGCAGTGTCAAGTCTCTTGACGAGACCTTTGGCAACCTTCAAGAGTAAGTCTCATACCCACTTTCTCCATCCCTGCTGTCTGCTTTACGCTTGTCATGTCGCTCACGCTTGGTGCTCCAAAGGTTTGTGGAGTGGCGTGTTGCCCTCATGGAGCTTGGTCTTATGGAAATCAACATTGGGGGGGCCATCAAGCCCATCACGGCCGACTACGACCCCTACAAGATGACTCAGGTTCATGACTACAAG
It encodes:
- a CDS encoding phosphatidylinositol transfer protein sfh-5; amino-acid sequence: MSTQPSDSAEPGAAPAAVSTYAGVENTPTVPGSEPDAAKHAEEEPKVVNPTEPQPTAPVDNEPKPAAAPAQEADSPADIKDSVSTTAGELSPLAQLWKAAEGHAHFEIWGVPLSDPERHIPTQIIFQKFLNANEGQVEKAKDQLLKTLDWRQKTQPQQLLRKMFSKAKFDGLGYVTTYTAGDEPAVDEPEQKEVFTWNLYGSVKSLDETFGNLQEFVEWRVALMELGLMEINIGGAIKPITADYDPYKMTQVHDYKGISFLRQTDVAKAASKECIKVLGDNYPELLKEKFFLNIPAIMGFFYGLMKMFVSKKTLNKFHPMSSGTNLAKEFVNTKVDGLGDKLPAEYGGKGADLKTLGKAPIVT